One Aegilops tauschii subsp. strangulata cultivar AL8/78 chromosome 7, Aet v6.0, whole genome shotgun sequence genomic window carries:
- the LOC109743715 gene encoding auxin-responsive protein SAUR72-like produces the protein MKRLLRRLSRVAAADACAAAAYQPLRPDAAAKASSTAATSSSSSFFGARRLGRGARVPEGHVPVCVGEEGGPVERFAVRAELLGQPAFKALLRRAAQEYGYGHPGALRIPCAVANFRRLLLGLSDPGCQGTDSDDAALYY, from the coding sequence ATGAAGCGACTGCTCAGACGGCTCTCCCGCGTGGCCGCGGCCGACGCCTGCGCAGCCGCCGCGTACCAGCCGCTCCGGCCGGACGCGGCCGCGAAGGCCTCCTCCACGGCCGCTacgtcgtcgtcctcgtcgttCTTCGGCGCGCGGAGGCTCGGCCGCGGGGCGCGGGTGCCGGAGGGGCACGTGCCGGTGTGCGTGGGCGAGGAGGGCGGCCCCGTGGAGCGCTTCGCCGTGCGGGCAGAGCTCCTGGGCCAGCCGGCGTTCAAGGCCCTGCTCCGGCGCGCCGCACAGGAGTACGGCTACGGCCACCCGGGCGCGCTCCGCATCCCCTGCGCCGTCGCAAActtccgccgcctcctcctcggcctctCCGACCCCGGCTGCCAGGGCACGGACAGTGACGACGCCGCGCTCTACTACTAG